Proteins found in one Armatimonadota bacterium genomic segment:
- a CDS encoding M55 family metallopeptidase: MKVFMSADMEGICGIVRSDMTEQSHYDFGRARDLMTGDVNAAAEAAFDAGATEVWVKDAHGSANNILIDRLHPRVRLIQGWAEVARMMDGIDSSFDAALLIGYHARSMTQDGAISHTMIMATRRLWYNGVELGEYGISAAHAGAFGVPVVMVSGDERLCAEVGEVLGPQVATAAVKRALTRECAACLPLEAGRALIRQAVAKGLAAAPTAEPFVPASPIEVKLEYHRPIHAQAASLIPTVERVNDTTVKALVTDGLAAANMVEILLKMA, from the coding sequence ATGAAGGTGTTCATGTCCGCGGACATGGAAGGCATCTGCGGGATCGTTCGGTCAGACATGACCGAACAAAGCCACTACGATTTCGGCCGGGCCCGGGATCTGATGACGGGAGATGTGAACGCTGCCGCCGAAGCCGCTTTCGACGCCGGGGCCACGGAAGTATGGGTGAAAGACGCTCACGGTTCAGCGAACAACATCCTGATCGACCGCCTTCACCCGCGAGTGCGTCTCATACAGGGCTGGGCTGAAGTGGCGCGGATGATGGACGGGATCGACAGCTCTTTCGACGCAGCCCTGCTCATCGGCTACCACGCGCGGTCGATGACCCAGGACGGCGCGATCTCGCACACAATGATCATGGCTACTCGGCGCCTTTGGTACAACGGGGTGGAGCTGGGCGAATACGGCATCAGCGCGGCCCACGCGGGTGCTTTTGGGGTTCCTGTGGTGATGGTCAGTGGCGACGAGCGGCTCTGCGCCGAAGTGGGAGAGGTGCTGGGGCCGCAGGTGGCGACAGCAGCGGTCAAGAGGGCCCTGACCAGGGAGTGTGCCGCCTGCCTGCCGCTTGAGGCGGGCAGGGCGCTCATCCGGCAGGCGGTAGCGAAGGGACTGGCCGCCGCTCCCACTGCCGAGCCCTTTGTGCCTGCATCGCCGATCGAGGTAAAGCTGGAATATCACCGGCCCATACATGCCCAGGCCGCAAGTCTGATTCCCACAGTGGAACGGGTGAATGACACCACTGTGAAAGCGCTGGTGACTGATGGCCTTGCAGCGGCGAATATGGTGGAGATTCTGCTGAAAATGGCGTGA
- the ilvE gene encoding branched-chain-amino-acid transaminase, which produces MALKIFIDGELVPESDAKISVFDHGLLYGDGVFEGIRAYNGRVFRLEEHVDRLFQGAQTLMLEIPMSKDQMIRAVCATCAANNISDGYVRLVVTRGVGDLGLDPRKCPKPSVIIIAAQITLYPEQYYREGLHVITCATRRVPPDCLDPALKPLNYLNNILAKIETIQAGVPEGIMLSHDGYVSECTGDNLFLVVDGGLITPPLFIGNLKGITRQAIIELAQKAGIPVKEELFRMHAVYNADEVFLTGTAAEVIPAVRVDGRKIGDGKPGPVTQRLRGMFRELTQSEGVPIYEG; this is translated from the coding sequence ATGGCCCTGAAGATCTTCATCGACGGCGAGTTGGTTCCCGAAAGTGACGCCAAAATCTCAGTCTTCGACCACGGTCTGCTGTATGGCGACGGGGTATTCGAGGGCATCCGCGCGTACAATGGCCGGGTTTTCAGGCTGGAAGAGCATGTTGATCGGCTTTTCCAGGGTGCTCAGACGCTGATGCTCGAGATTCCGATGTCGAAGGACCAGATGATACGGGCCGTCTGCGCCACCTGCGCGGCCAACAACATCAGTGATGGTTACGTTCGCCTGGTTGTCACTCGCGGGGTGGGAGATCTCGGGCTGGACCCGCGCAAGTGCCCGAAGCCTTCGGTGATCATCATCGCCGCCCAGATCACGCTCTACCCGGAACAGTACTATCGCGAGGGGCTGCACGTCATTACCTGCGCCACGCGCCGCGTCCCGCCCGACTGTCTCGACCCGGCCCTGAAGCCCTTGAACTATCTGAACAATATCCTGGCGAAGATCGAAACGATCCAGGCGGGAGTGCCTGAGGGAATCATGCTCAGCCATGACGGGTATGTGTCCGAATGCACTGGCGACAACCTGTTCCTGGTGGTGGATGGCGGGCTCATCACGCCGCCCCTGTTCATCGGCAATCTGAAGGGCATCACGCGCCAGGCAATCATCGAGCTGGCGCAGAAGGCAGGGATACCCGTAAAGGAAGAGCTGTTTCGGATGCACGCTGTTTACAACGCCGATGAGGTGTTCCTGACGGGCACCGCGGCCGAGGTTATCCCGGCTGTGCGCGTGGATGGGCGCAAGATCGGGGACGGGAAACCCGGGCCGGTCACCCAGCGTCTAAGAGGTATGTTCCGGGAGTTGACTCAGTCCGAAGGCGTGCCGATATACGAAGGATAA
- a CDS encoding ATP-dependent Clp protease ATP-binding subunit produces MELWQRFTSRARRAVLLAHSEATRSSAQLIGTEHLLIGLLRLGEGTAVEVLKHLNVNVERLRQELQQQVELGRESEASDEIAFTPEAQQVLQLAWTEARSLGDPYIGTEHILLGLLRLGKGPAYRLLRNYGAELSKVRHGVSELAAAKMSGNQERPAEGRPERKSKTATLDHYSRDLTALARDGELDPVIGREAEMERVIQILCRRTKNNPCLIGEAGVGKTAIAEGLAQRIADGDVPRPLRNRRLVALDLASLVAGTKYRGEFEERMKRVMEEIRASSGHIIVFLDELHTIVGTGAAEGAMDASNILKPALARGELQCIGATTLDEYRKHIEKTPSLERRFQPIMVAEPTQEQSLGILEGILDRYADFHHVIYERDALEAAVDLSVRYISDRSLPDKAIDLLDEAGSRVKLRENWQPGEVRELPRHLSHFEDEEEEEFDDPLETDRPRLHRPGRFGGGWDEEDDTPRPHVFREDIAEVVSVWTGVPVTTLSEEESRRLLRMEDALHEEIVGQDQAITTICKAVRRARAGIKDPKRPTGSFMFLGPTGVGKTYLARVLARFLFGDDDAMIRIDMSEYMEKFAVSRLIGAPPGYVGYEESGQLSEQVRRKPYCVVLFDEIEKAHPEVFHILLQVMEDGRLTDSQGRVVDFKNAVIIMTSNVGARLIGETRSMGFTTSERQQRADEHKLSFERMKQKVMEELKKTFSPEFLNRLDDVVVFHALTENDIKAIVDLQLREVTHNLHDRGLTLSVTDAVRDLLVREGYDPTMGARPLRRAVRRYIEDPLAEKVLSMDEGEKGEILADIGEDGEVEFRLISSALPAESLTE; encoded by the coding sequence ATGGAGCTCTGGCAGCGTTTCACCAGCCGCGCAAGGCGGGCAGTGCTTCTGGCGCATTCAGAAGCGACCCGCTCCAGCGCGCAACTTATCGGGACTGAACACCTGCTCATCGGCTTGCTCCGGCTTGGCGAGGGCACGGCGGTGGAAGTCCTGAAGCACCTCAATGTCAATGTCGAACGCCTGCGGCAGGAACTGCAGCAGCAGGTGGAGCTTGGCCGCGAATCCGAGGCCAGCGACGAGATCGCCTTCACTCCTGAAGCACAGCAGGTGCTTCAGTTGGCCTGGACGGAAGCCCGCAGCCTGGGTGATCCGTATATCGGCACCGAGCACATCCTGCTTGGCCTGTTGCGGCTTGGCAAAGGCCCGGCTTACCGGCTCTTGCGCAATTACGGCGCGGAACTGAGCAAGGTCCGTCATGGTGTGAGCGAACTCGCGGCGGCGAAGATGTCGGGCAATCAGGAGCGCCCGGCGGAAGGGCGCCCCGAGCGCAAGAGCAAGACCGCTACGCTGGATCACTACAGCCGTGATCTCACCGCGCTGGCCCGAGACGGCGAGCTAGACCCGGTGATCGGGCGAGAGGCGGAGATGGAACGGGTCATCCAGATCCTGTGTAGGCGCACCAAGAACAATCCGTGTCTTATTGGCGAAGCGGGTGTAGGTAAGACCGCAATCGCCGAGGGCCTTGCGCAGAGGATCGCCGATGGCGACGTACCCCGACCGCTGCGCAATCGGCGGCTTGTTGCGCTGGACCTGGCGAGTCTGGTGGCGGGCACTAAGTATCGCGGCGAGTTCGAGGAGCGTATGAAGCGGGTCATGGAGGAGATTCGCGCTTCCAGCGGCCACATCATCGTCTTCCTCGATGAGCTCCACACCATCGTCGGAACCGGTGCGGCGGAAGGCGCGATGGACGCCTCGAATATCCTGAAGCCCGCCCTGGCACGCGGTGAACTGCAGTGCATCGGCGCTACCACGCTTGATGAGTACCGTAAGCACATCGAGAAGACGCCCTCGCTGGAACGGCGCTTCCAACCGATCATGGTCGCCGAGCCTACCCAGGAGCAGTCCCTGGGCATCCTGGAGGGTATCCTGGATCGCTACGCCGACTTCCACCACGTGATCTACGAACGAGATGCTCTCGAGGCCGCCGTGGACCTGTCGGTGCGGTACATCAGCGATCGTTCGCTGCCCGATAAAGCCATTGACTTGCTGGATGAAGCCGGCTCGCGGGTGAAGTTGCGGGAAAACTGGCAGCCGGGTGAAGTCCGGGAATTGCCACGGCACCTGAGCCATTTCGAGGATGAGGAAGAAGAGGAATTCGACGACCCCCTGGAGACAGACAGGCCGCGCTTGCACCGGCCTGGCAGGTTCGGCGGAGGCTGGGATGAGGAAGACGACACCCCGCGCCCGCACGTGTTCCGCGAAGACATAGCGGAGGTTGTCTCCGTCTGGACCGGCGTCCCGGTGACCACACTCTCGGAAGAGGAATCACGGCGGCTACTGCGGATGGAAGACGCGCTGCATGAGGAGATCGTCGGTCAGGATCAGGCGATCACCACCATCTGCAAGGCGGTCCGGCGTGCCCGCGCGGGCATCAAAGACCCCAAGCGCCCCACCGGCTCCTTCATGTTCCTGGGGCCCACCGGTGTGGGGAAGACTTATCTCGCCCGGGTTCTAGCCCGATTCCTGTTCGGCGATGACGATGCCATGATCCGCATCGACATGTCCGAGTATATGGAGAAGTTCGCGGTGTCGCGGCTCATCGGCGCGCCTCCGGGATACGTGGGCTACGAAGAGAGCGGGCAGCTTTCCGAGCAGGTCCGGCGCAAGCCCTACTGTGTGGTACTCTTCGATGAGATCGAAAAGGCGCACCCGGAAGTCTTCCACATTCTGCTCCAGGTCATGGAAGACGGGCGCCTCACCGACAGCCAGGGGCGCGTGGTGGACTTCAAGAACGCGGTCATCATCATGACCAGCAACGTGGGCGCGCGCCTGATCGGTGAAACCCGGAGCATGGGCTTCACCACCAGCGAACGCCAGCAGCGCGCAGACGAGCACAAGCTGAGCTTCGAGCGCATGAAGCAAAAGGTGATGGAAGAGCTCAAGAAGACTTTCAGCCCTGAGTTCCTGAACCGCCTGGACGACGTGGTGGTGTTCCACGCGCTGACGGAAAACGACATCAAGGCCATCGTGGACTTGCAGCTGCGGGAGGTCACCCACAATCTGCATGACCGCGGCCTGACCCTGAGTGTTACCGACGCCGTGCGCGACCTGCTGGTGCGCGAGGGCTACGACCCAACCATGGGCGCGCGGCCACTGCGGCGGGCAGTTCGTCGGTATATTGAGGATCCACTGGCCGAGAAGGTGCTATCTATGGACGAGGGTGAGAAGGGTGAGATCCTCGCGGACATTGGCGAGGACGGCGAGGTGGAGTTCCGCCTGATCTCCAGCGCCCTTCCCGCGGAGAGTCTCACTGAATAA
- a CDS encoding Gfo/Idh/MocA family oxidoreductase — MPLHWAIIGCGDIANKRVAPAMVEDESSDLVAFFSNTRSRAEEMRDRFGARKAYSSLDALLADSKIDAVYIASPPARHCNETVRAAAAGKHVLCEKPMALTVEECKRMVQACADAGVALGVAYYRRWYPKARKVKELLDAGAIGTPVSARVFIGSRYDPSPGDWKHWRVEAQAGGGSMMDVGSHRLDLLAYWLGEPERVAGMADNLCMSYDVPDMETLICRMKSGCQVVAGASFALGTSFDEMEIHGTEGSIIASPFDSQRLVLRRGGTDEVLDLPPQTHNVHLPLVASFAERVSQGLAPEFNGVDGMQATRIIHAGYRSAKSGKWEDA, encoded by the coding sequence ATGCCACTGCACTGGGCGATCATCGGTTGCGGGGACATCGCCAACAAACGGGTCGCGCCGGCGATGGTTGAGGACGAAAGCAGTGATTTGGTTGCTTTTTTCTCCAACACTCGGTCTCGGGCAGAGGAGATGCGCGACCGTTTTGGGGCGCGTAAGGCGTACAGCAGTCTTGATGCTTTGCTGGCGGATAGCAAGATTGACGCCGTCTACATCGCCAGCCCCCCGGCTCGCCACTGTAACGAGACCGTGCGTGCCGCTGCGGCGGGAAAGCATGTGCTCTGCGAGAAACCCATGGCGCTCACGGTGGAGGAATGCAAGAGGATGGTACAGGCGTGCGCGGATGCCGGCGTGGCGTTGGGGGTCGCATATTACCGGCGCTGGTATCCGAAAGCACGGAAGGTCAAGGAACTCCTGGATGCGGGCGCGATCGGCACGCCGGTGAGCGCGCGGGTTTTCATCGGGAGCAGGTATGACCCCTCGCCGGGAGACTGGAAGCATTGGCGAGTCGAAGCACAGGCGGGTGGCGGGAGCATGATGGATGTGGGAAGCCACCGGCTGGACCTTCTCGCCTACTGGCTGGGAGAGCCCGAGCGCGTCGCAGGGATGGCCGACAACCTGTGCATGAGTTACGACGTCCCGGACATGGAGACCCTCATCTGCCGGATGAAGAGCGGGTGCCAGGTGGTGGCCGGGGCCAGTTTCGCCCTGGGGACCAGCTTCGACGAAATGGAGATTCACGGCACCGAGGGCTCCATCATCGCCAGTCCCTTCGACAGCCAGCGGCTTGTGCTGCGGCGCGGAGGCACGGATGAGGTGCTGGACCTTCCGCCGCAGACCCACAATGTACACCTGCCGCTGGTGGCGTCCTTTGCTGAACGGGTCTCACAGGGGCTTGCGCCGGAGTTCAACGGAGTCGACGGAATGCAGGCCACGCGAATCATACACGCCGGGTACCGCAGCGCCAAGTCGGGCAAGTGGGAAGACGCCTAG
- a CDS encoding NAD(P)-dependent oxidoreductase has product MSTILVTGASGLIGKAMAQALSANHEVVCMSRKNPGLDLPWARGEFSNFEDLRQLDRYCIDGVVHLAAVTGGCLERDGLLVNVEGTRCLMRYLMDRGCRKFVNASSIAAVGMQSTKFRPLQVPIPDDHPCFDRDGYGVSKYLMEEITRYYQRQNEEIDVINLRLSTVIPDENLPAPRGVGPLGQWALGSITIMGLSDAVRAFTLAVESPIKPGVRVMNAVGPKAWVSAPVADILRNWWGDDVDVSYFEHPGHEHDSVYDPRLIREELGFVAERLP; this is encoded by the coding sequence ATGAGCACGATTCTCGTCACCGGGGCCAGCGGACTCATCGGCAAGGCCATGGCGCAGGCACTGTCCGCGAACCACGAGGTCGTCTGCATGAGCCGCAAGAACCCGGGTCTCGATCTGCCCTGGGCCCGGGGCGAGTTCAGCAATTTCGAGGACCTACGCCAGCTTGACCGCTACTGCATTGATGGCGTGGTGCATCTCGCGGCCGTTACCGGAGGTTGCCTGGAGCGCGACGGGCTGCTGGTGAATGTCGAGGGCACCCGATGCCTCATGCGCTACCTCATGGACCGCGGCTGTCGGAAGTTCGTGAACGCCAGTTCCATCGCCGCCGTGGGTATGCAGAGCACGAAGTTCCGGCCCTTGCAGGTTCCTATCCCCGACGATCATCCCTGCTTCGACCGCGACGGCTACGGGGTCTCCAAGTACCTGATGGAGGAGATCACTCGGTACTACCAGCGGCAGAACGAGGAGATCGACGTCATCAACCTGCGCCTGTCCACGGTGATTCCGGACGAGAATCTCCCCGCGCCGCGGGGAGTCGGGCCACTGGGGCAGTGGGCGCTGGGCAGCATTACCATCATGGGTCTCAGCGATGCGGTGCGGGCCTTCACATTAGCCGTCGAGTCACCCATCAAGCCTGGCGTGCGCGTGATGAACGCCGTCGGGCCGAAAGCCTGGGTATCTGCGCCGGTGGCCGACATCCTGCGCAACTGGTGGGGGGATGACGTGGATGTGTCCTACTTCGAGCACCCAGGTCACGAGCACGATTCCGTCTACGACCCTAGGCTCATCCGCGAGGAATTGGGCTTCGTGGCCGAGCGGCTGCCGTAG
- a CDS encoding zinc-binding alcohol dehydrogenase, protein MRARALICDANQQFSIQDVNLNGPAPDQLLIRTLWTGVSIGTEFALIRNKISWGPYPLCTGYQGTGVVEEVGSDITDFAIGDLVYFRGNDHMELADGTPVSCVSGAHASHAIRKPAGTHGVAKLPPGAPVDLASMFVMPAVGLTGVDMANPRMGAVVVVHGAGLIGQGVIAACVHRGCVVVAVDINPRQLEMARKMGADHLINSAETDAVAAINEISPGGADFVFECTGIPACIDPAIALCKPRATFVWQGNYGAEPVSMHFLPAHGKRLQMFFPCDDGYQPARAAVLRNMAMGALNWEHCITHRIEAADAPAIFKRINQGDPELTGVLVHWSD, encoded by the coding sequence ATGCGGGCCAGGGCACTCATTTGCGACGCGAACCAGCAGTTCTCGATTCAGGACGTGAACCTCAATGGGCCCGCTCCCGACCAGTTGCTCATCCGCACACTGTGGACCGGCGTGAGCATTGGCACGGAGTTCGCCCTGATACGCAACAAGATCTCGTGGGGCCCGTACCCACTCTGCACCGGGTACCAGGGCACGGGTGTGGTGGAGGAGGTGGGCTCGGACATCACCGACTTCGCCATCGGCGACCTCGTGTACTTCCGGGGTAACGATCACATGGAACTCGCCGACGGGACCCCGGTCTCCTGCGTCAGCGGCGCCCATGCATCTCACGCAATCCGCAAGCCCGCCGGCACTCATGGCGTCGCCAAACTTCCCCCGGGCGCGCCAGTAGATCTCGCCAGCATGTTCGTCATGCCCGCGGTAGGCCTAACCGGTGTGGACATGGCCAATCCCCGCATGGGCGCGGTGGTTGTGGTGCATGGCGCAGGGCTCATCGGCCAAGGCGTCATTGCGGCTTGCGTGCACCGCGGCTGCGTGGTGGTTGCCGTGGATATCAACCCGCGGCAGCTTGAGATGGCGCGGAAGATGGGCGCGGATCACCTCATCAACAGCGCCGAGACCGATGCCGTGGCCGCCATCAACGAGATCTCCCCCGGCGGCGCGGACTTCGTCTTCGAGTGCACCGGCATCCCGGCCTGCATCGACCCGGCGATCGCCCTGTGCAAGCCCCGCGCGACATTCGTCTGGCAAGGCAATTACGGCGCGGAACCGGTGAGCATGCATTTTCTGCCCGCTCATGGAAAGCGCCTGCAAATGTTCTTCCCCTGCGATGACGGCTACCAGCCCGCGCGCGCGGCGGTGTTGAGGAACATGGCCATGGGCGCGCTCAACTGGGAGCACTGCATTACCCACCGCATCGAAGCTGCGGACGCGCCGGCAATCTTCAAGCGCATCAACCAGGGAGACCCGGAACTCACCGGCGTACTGGTTCATTGGAGCGACTAG
- a CDS encoding sugar phosphate isomerase/epimerase produces MKVGIDTFTIRELGLDPFQTLDFMRTHGFDGALFGGLRGLSDTLDMGRLREIRQQADAMGLYTDVSVPGCNPHLIAPGQLDAHQAELERQITAAAEIGWHELHSSLGGGDERYQHPVPWTQHLADSADFIRRLGPVLRHHGSRINLETHGDTTTFELVRLVEDVGPDIAGICLDTANVLCHAEDPVLAAKRAAPYTHLTHTKDAIMFFCDQGYTRQGRAPGQGILDWPRILPALAGYSPDLRLSIEDHKWLFTFAVFQEDWLALHPDLTCAEFGKVMRLVWQCETRIRSGELPDPQEYEAIPYLDQMLERLYFGRDYLRGLLARMEGPDQPTGE; encoded by the coding sequence ATGAAAGTCGGCATCGACACTTTCACCATCCGCGAACTGGGCCTCGACCCATTCCAGACCCTCGACTTCATGCGGACCCACGGGTTCGACGGCGCCCTCTTCGGAGGCTTGCGCGGATTGAGCGACACCCTCGATATGGGACGGCTTCGCGAAATCCGGCAACAGGCGGACGCCATGGGCCTGTACACCGACGTCTCGGTCCCCGGCTGCAACCCGCACCTGATCGCGCCCGGTCAATTGGATGCCCATCAGGCAGAGCTCGAGCGCCAGATCACTGCAGCGGCAGAGATCGGCTGGCACGAGCTGCACAGCTCACTCGGCGGCGGCGACGAGCGCTACCAGCATCCGGTACCGTGGACGCAACACCTCGCGGATTCCGCCGACTTCATCCGCCGGCTGGGACCGGTCCTGCGCCACCATGGCAGCCGCATCAATCTCGAGACCCACGGCGACACTACCACTTTCGAGCTCGTGCGCCTCGTCGAAGACGTGGGACCAGACATCGCGGGCATCTGCCTGGACACCGCCAATGTCCTGTGTCACGCCGAGGACCCGGTTCTCGCCGCGAAACGCGCCGCGCCCTACACCCACCTCACCCACACCAAGGACGCCATCATGTTCTTCTGCGACCAGGGCTACACGCGCCAGGGCCGCGCACCCGGACAGGGCATTCTCGACTGGCCCCGGATACTGCCCGCGCTGGCGGGGTATTCCCCGGACCTGCGCCTGTCCATCGAGGACCACAAGTGGCTCTTCACCTTCGCGGTGTTCCAGGAGGACTGGCTCGCCCTGCATCCCGACCTCACCTGCGCCGAGTTCGGCAAGGTGATGAGGCTGGTCTGGCAATGCGAGACCCGCATCCGCTCCGGTGAGCTGCCCGACCCTCAGGAATATGAAGCGATCCCGTACCTGGACCAGATGCTGGAGCGCCTTTACTTCGGCCGGGACTACCTGCGCGGATTGCTGGCGAGAATGGAAGGACCCGATCAGCCCACGGGCGAATAG
- a CDS encoding Gfo/Idh/MocA family oxidoreductase — protein sequence MTGKARIGILGGGGIVGAHAAGYHANTDRAQVVAVAEPRPECAKKLRELFGDDVRIEADYHDVIAADDVDAVDIILPHDLHMPATIAAAEAGKPVLVEKVMARNVYECDRMIEACDRAGVALTVCHDRRYHGQWMALKEIVDSGVLGEIFWWKLDHNQNVVGPADHWLRSRDRLGGGAIMSCLTHQIDALRWYGGEVKSVACMTKTNPERMEGEFAGVIIAQMESGALGHLSINWWTTSNASENGLWYEMVQVCGTRGEAYYMSGKGTFLKLHTPADSETPWQYEMESTGGFSLVRSGDWVGHVRCIGEWIKSVRGEPADICTDGRAVRGTVEVAEAAYLAEATGCTVTLPIEPKPWPGTV from the coding sequence ATGACGGGCAAAGCGCGTATCGGCATCCTCGGCGGCGGAGGCATCGTAGGCGCACATGCCGCCGGGTACCACGCCAATACTGACCGCGCACAAGTGGTTGCAGTCGCCGAACCACGCCCCGAATGTGCCAAGAAACTTCGCGAGCTATTCGGCGATGACGTCCGAATAGAGGCCGACTATCACGACGTCATCGCCGCGGATGATGTGGACGCGGTGGACATCATCCTGCCTCACGACCTGCACATGCCCGCGACCATCGCCGCTGCGGAAGCCGGCAAGCCGGTGCTGGTCGAGAAGGTCATGGCCCGGAACGTGTACGAGTGCGATCGGATGATTGAGGCCTGCGACCGCGCCGGCGTCGCCCTGACCGTCTGCCACGACCGCCGCTACCACGGGCAGTGGATGGCGCTCAAGGAAATCGTGGATTCCGGCGTCCTGGGTGAGATCTTCTGGTGGAAACTCGACCACAACCAGAACGTGGTGGGCCCGGCGGATCACTGGCTGCGCAGTCGCGACCGTCTCGGCGGCGGGGCCATCATGAGCTGCCTCACCCACCAGATCGACGCCCTGCGCTGGTATGGCGGCGAGGTCAAATCCGTCGCCTGCATGACCAAGACGAACCCGGAGCGCATGGAAGGCGAGTTCGCCGGCGTGATCATTGCGCAGATGGAGTCCGGGGCTCTGGGGCATCTCTCCATCAACTGGTGGACTACCTCCAATGCCTCCGAGAACGGCCTGTGGTACGAGATGGTTCAGGTCTGCGGAACCAGAGGCGAAGCCTATTACATGTCGGGCAAGGGAACGTTCCTCAAGCTCCACACCCCCGCTGACAGCGAGACGCCGTGGCAGTATGAAATGGAAAGCACCGGCGGTTTTTCTCTGGTCAGAAGCGGTGACTGGGTAGGGCACGTGCGCTGCATCGGCGAGTGGATAAAGAGCGTGCGCGGCGAGCCCGCCGACATTTGCACTGACGGCCGCGCAGTGCGAGGAACGGTGGAAGTCGCCGAGGCCGCGTACCTCGCCGAAGCAACCGGCTGCACCGTCACGCTTCCCATCGAGCCGAAGCCTTGGCCGGGAACGGTCTGA
- a CDS encoding serine acetyltransferase codes for MTDEHAVRHDAHCEACPREPIPHIICRTSEALGNLSVRTDADVPDGCSPNLPDTREVIEALTCLRQCMFPGRWLPEASDTCLPGDVDGCLLPLFIQERLSTAYPRLLEAVRRALPYRWMSKFAQDSGKGTPVADVAAEAQRILVEFFGSLPAVRELLVDDVVAAYNGDPAAHSYAEVVMSYPCIAAITTHRIAHELYRLDVPIVPRIMSEVAHAETGIDIHPGAQIGRSFFIDHGTGVVIGETSRIGSNVKIYQGVTLGAKSFPVDERGFPVKDIQRHPSIEDDVVIYAGATILGGDTVIGKGSVIGANVFVAESVPPGSTVTQKHPELRVR; via the coding sequence ATGACTGATGAGCACGCTGTCCGCCATGATGCCCATTGCGAAGCCTGCCCGCGCGAACCGATCCCGCACATCATCTGCCGCACTTCTGAAGCCCTCGGGAACCTGTCCGTGCGCACCGACGCGGACGTGCCTGACGGCTGCTCTCCCAACCTGCCCGATACACGCGAGGTCATCGAAGCCCTAACCTGCCTGCGTCAGTGCATGTTCCCTGGCCGCTGGCTGCCCGAGGCATCCGACACCTGCCTGCCCGGCGATGTGGACGGCTGCCTCCTGCCCTTGTTCATTCAGGAGCGCCTGAGCACCGCTTACCCGCGCCTGCTCGAAGCGGTCCGGCGTGCTCTTCCCTACCGTTGGATGAGCAAGTTCGCGCAGGACTCCGGGAAGGGGACGCCGGTGGCCGATGTTGCCGCTGAGGCCCAGCGGATACTCGTGGAATTCTTCGGCTCACTCCCGGCCGTGCGGGAACTGCTGGTGGACGATGTGGTCGCCGCATACAATGGCGACCCGGCAGCCCACTCCTACGCTGAAGTGGTCATGAGCTACCCTTGCATCGCGGCCATCACCACCCACCGCATCGCCCACGAACTGTACCGTCTGGATGTCCCCATCGTCCCGCGCATCATGAGTGAGGTTGCCCATGCGGAGACGGGAATCGATATTCACCCGGGCGCCCAGATCGGCAGGAGTTTCTTCATCGACCACGGAACAGGCGTGGTCATTGGCGAGACTTCGCGCATCGGTTCGAACGTGAAGATTTACCAGGGCGTCACCCTTGGCGCGAAGAGCTTCCCGGTAGATGAGAGGGGTTTCCCAGTCAAGGACATCCAGCGTCACCCGAGTATCGAGGACGACGTGGTCATCTACGCCGGGGCCACGATTCTCGGCGGCGATACTGTGATCGGCAAGGGTTCGGTCATCGGGGCCAATGTGTTCGTCGCGGAATCAGTGCCGCCGGGGTCTACCGTCACCCAGAAGCACCCGGAACTTCGAGTGCGATAG